Part of the Sodalinema gerasimenkoae IPPAS B-353 genome is shown below.
ACGGAATAAACTTGAACAGTTCAATCTGGCCAATTGAGCTAACACCCGGTATTTTCTGACAACAATCGGCAATTTGAAAACGACGCACCCCCTGGCCAAAGCCCCAGCCCCGTCCCCGAATTCCGCCTGTGATGGGATTGAGGAAGCGATAGAGTTCTGCTTTGACGCGCTGCTGCAATTGCCTTTGTTCCCGGTTATTCTCATGTTGAGGTTCGATAAACAGACGGACTACCACCTTCACCCCCACATATCGGGGTGAGCGGATCTCAAGATAGGTTCCCAGGAGTTTGCATTTCTCCAGTCCCTTCTCTAGGCGCTCCTGTAAGTTGCTCTCCAGTTTGAAATTTTGGGGGTCAATCCCCTCCCGTCCCTCATGGGTCGGGGAAACCTCCGGGATAACCAGTAAAGTGACGACCCCAACTTGCTGAGTTTGTTGAGCATCCAGACAGCAGGCTCGGGCCACACCCGCAGTAGTCAGGGCAATATATTCAAAATCCTCCGCTGTCACCGCTCGTTCCCGAGAACGCAACCAAGAGGGAACCCGCATCACAGCATCTTCTAAAGACTCCGCATCTCGTCCCCCAATTGCCGCCCGATGGTTCACCACCTCTTTCACCCTCGGCTCAGCCTTCATCAATTTAGTCAAACTGCGGGCCTTGACATTACCCTGTTTTCCCCCACCCCAACGGTAGCGATACATATAAATCTCGTAGCCTTTGGGGGGAATTTTGCCATACTGGCGGGAATTGAGGCGTTCCGAAGCCGTTTGGGAGTCTTGGGGAGCGTCAGCAGACCTCGATTGCTGCACGCCATTGCCGTGAGTCAATTGGGACTGAATCTTGCCTTGGCTGCGGTCCCTGAGTTCTCCCGGTTCACGCACTATGGGGCCAAACTGAACGGTTCCTGTGAGGTTGTCAATAATATAATGAGCATCTTGAGCTGAGGAGTCGGCAAAATCCTTAACTTCCCGCCAAACTTGCGGCCCACGCTGTTTTTTCTGGTCATCGTTTTGAGCCTCGTTATTGTCGTTAGTCTGGTTGTTGTCCTCGTCGGACTGTAACGTGGCAACAAACTGTCCTGGAGGAGAGATGACCACAAATTCCTGTTTTTCTTCTTGATCTCGTTCGAGAACGGGGCAATTTTGCAAAACAAATCGTTGTCCGGGTTTCCCATCACTAACCCCCAGAAACTCCGGTTCCCTCGTCCAGGCACATTGACTGACGCGAACGGTTCCACCGATGGAACGAGCAGAAATCCCGGTAATTTGAGGGGATTCAAGATAAAGACCTCCCCTTTCAGGTTCTTGGTGGACACAGCGAAGCCAATAGCCGTAATACGTATCAAAGTTAACCGGGATGCAGGTGACTGGCAGATGTAAGATGACATCACCCCCTTGGACGCCAGCTTGAGCAAAGTTAAAGCCATCGGTTCGGTCATCAGCCTCACTCT
Proteins encoded:
- a CDS encoding putative baseplate assembly protein, producing MDFDFLPNLPKANLDDRSFNDLLQECLLRIPRYCPEWTNHNPTDPGITIIELFAWLTDQMLWRFNQVPRQNYIAFLELLGIRLEAPRPAQTEVTFYLSREEPDIRVIDAGTEVATERTETEEAVIFSTDNDLTIGHPEVRYIFTLPPDYSESNQPTAQNLNDGFNLSPWRHRPDELSSNNPLSLFSDLNSNGSCAYFLLSSTNPNPPEADNGVSDNSSPSSSSSGQGMQGLEGNVVALRFQGEEAGGTGSRLEAPPRVWQAWSQQDKCWKNILKSEADDRTDGFNFAQAGVQGGDVILHLPVTCIPVNFDTYYGYWLRCVHQEPERGGLYLESPQITGISARSIGGTVRVSQCAWTREPEFLGVSDGKPGQRFVLQNCPVLERDQEEKQEFVVISPPGQFVATLQSDEDNNQTNDNNEAQNDDQKKQRGPQVWREVKDFADSSAQDAHYIIDNLTGTVQFGPIVREPGELRDRSQGKIQSQLTHGNGVQQSRSADAPQDSQTASERLNSRQYGKIPPKGYEIYMYRYRWGGGKQGNVKARSLTKLMKAEPRVKEVVNHRAAIGGRDAESLEDAVMRVPSWLRSRERAVTAEDFEYIALTTAGVARACCLDAQQTQQVGVVTLLVIPEVSPTHEGREGIDPQNFKLESNLQERLEKGLEKCKLLGTYLEIRSPRYVGVKVVVRLFIEPQHENNREQRQLQQRVKAELYRFLNPITGGIRGRGWGFGQGVRRFQIADCCQKIPGVSSIGQIELFKFIPSQDPSRPTTGQLQDRDGDYLKLTQDEMVCSWSNRPEGTPQSPRQEERYVDHDVYFENGLTEYQYDDAQRPPRLQST